In Fusarium poae strain DAOMC 252244 chromosome Unknown contig_2, whole genome shotgun sequence, a single genomic region encodes these proteins:
- a CDS encoding uncharacterized protein (SECRETED:SignalP(1-22)): MKTSASVLAWASALLAASPAVAMETCCASLEAKGLKHVYYPDSNGYKTRTESYFSVSSQLEPYCIVQPESAKDVSTIIKTLTADTKCNFAIRSGGHTVWAANNINDGVTIDMGLMNKTTYVKNTKVAQIQAGSIWRDVYGALEPYGATAAGGRTSTVGVAGFLTGGGNTFYTARRGFGCDQVVNFEVVLGDGRIVNANKDNNADLWKALKGGSANFGIVTRFDVQAFDAPLLWGGLVTYSAEETTGAHVQAYKDWTDNIVNYQGGSVIPFWSYTPQNKKIGITVSYEDTTGAVAPKALDEFWKIPYETSNLRKDTHRNMTIELELVAGYRNVWFAITFKNKLGLYKKALEMHKQFVSDWLAQSPDGDFICHAIFQAIPTIFSKHSLERGGNVVGLDREKDNAVMFQVQLMINGVEQEKDCSIDQGAAVDWEYLNYADFTQDPLSTYGPKNVDFIRKVAKKYDPKGVFQTRLPGGFKITKVA, from the exons ATGAAGACGAGTGCCTCGGTCTTGGCTTGGGCATCAGCCCTCCTCGCTGCTTCACCCGCCGTAGCAATGGAGACTTGC TGTGCCTCACTTGAAGCAAAGGGTCTGAAGCACGTTTACTACCCAGATAGTAACGGCTACAAGACCCGCACTGAGTCGTACTTTTCCGTGTCGTCGCAGCTGGAACCTTATTGTATCGTTCAGCCCGAGAGTGCCAAGGATGTATCTACGATTATCAAGACCTTGACAGCCGATACAAAGTGTAATTTCGCGATTCGAAGCGGTGGACACACCGTTTGGGCAGCGAATAACA TTAACGATGGTGTCACCATTGACATGG GATTGATGAACAAGACTACGTATGTCAAGAATACGAAGGTTGCTCAGATCCAGGCCGGTTCCATTTGGCGAGATGTCTACGGTGCTCTTGAACCATATGGTGCTACTGCTGCGGGCGGTCGCACTTCGACTGTCGGTGTCGCTGGCTTCTTGACTGGCGGTGGCAATACCTTTTATACTGCCCGTCGGGGTTTTGGGTGCGACCAGGTTGTCAACTTTGAGGTTGTCCTCGGCGATGG GCGCATCGTCAATGCCAACAAGGACAACAACGCCGATCTATGGAAGGCCCTCAAGGGCGGCTCAGCCAACTTTGGTATTGTCACCCGCTTCGACGTCCAGGCCTTCGACGCTCCTCTCCTCTGGGGTGGCCTGGTCACCTACTCGGCCGAAGAAACAACCGGTGCGCACGTCCAGGCCTACAAAGACTGGACCGATAATATCGTCAACTACCAGGGTGGATCAGTCATTCCTTTCTGGAGCTATACTCCTCAGAATAAGAAGATTGGCATCACTGTCTCGTATGAGGATACCACTGGTGCTGTCGCTCCAAAGGCCTTGGACGAGTTCTGGAAGATTCCTTATGAGACCTCCAACTTGCGCAAGGATACTCATCGCAATATGACGatcgagcttgagcttgttgcTGGATACCG CAACGTCTGGTTCGCCATCACCTTCAAGAACAAGCTCGGCTTGTACAAGAAGGCTCTGGAGATGCACAAACAGTTCGTCAGCGACTGGTTGGCTCAGTCCCCCGACGGCGACTTTATCTGCCACGCCATCTTCCAGGCCATCCCCACTATCTTCTCCAAGCACTCCCTCGAGCGAGGCGGCAACGTCGTCGGTCTTGATCGCGAGAAGGACAACGCCGTCATGTTCCAGGTCCAGCTGATGATCAACGGCGTCGAGCAGGAAAAAGATTGCTC TATTGACCAGGGCGCTGCTGTCGATTGGGAGTATCTCAACTATGCCGACTTCACCCAGGATCCTCTTTCTACTTATGGCCCTAAGAATGTTGACTTTATTCGCAAGGTTGCTAAGAAGTACGATCCCAAGGGAGTGTTCCAAACCAGACTGCCTGGTGGATTCAAGATCACCAAGGTTGCTTAA
- a CDS encoding uncharacterized protein (TransMembrane:7 (o36-57i69-90o110-137i149-175o195-218i230-250o270-291i)), whose product MSFPVVNGVEVAVPPPSGYRVDFENPLTDASMVRNAYWIFGMEFAIATAFLGQRMYTNAVILRKFLIDDYLILFAWVLSIAAQSCLLNAYSRKLLGVHAWEMPIDSNTQANLLVMCTTLTYIPTTILSKLTLCFFYYRLSPSLWYQYSVYFTGFLCSASLIGIWFSVLFACKPIAAGWDVRMSVGATCINRPPIYITQAAFGCITDVMLLVLPIPTVIGLQMSTRQKLGLVGLFAIGSITLITSIVRLVLLLPSLSNPDQSWSLAEGCLWVIIEANLLIMCGSLPTLRVFLKNVAPRVLGDKSTRKGSEEQSGSANFGLHTFGGSNGPRRKFDTLVELEHDTHFNRVSLRPEGMGKTDVNIYSGRWDESLENNPTGDNDSEDGILQTRTTTVQYTNM is encoded by the exons ATGTCATTTCCTGTCGTCAATGGTGTCGAGGTTGCGGTGCCGCCTCCGTCGGGGTACAGAGTTGACTTTGAGAACCCGCTGACTGATGCGTCGATGGTGAGGAATGCGTACTGGATTTTCGGGATGGAGTTTGCGATAGCGACGGCGTTTTTGGGACAGCGGATGTATACGAATGCAGTGATTTTGCGCAAGTTCTTGATTGACGACT ATTTAATTCTTTTCGCTTGG GTCCTCTCTATTGCGGCTCAATCGTGTCTTCTCAATGCATACAGTCGCAAACTACTCGGCGTTCATGCATGGGAGATGCCAATCGACAGCAACACCCAGGCTAACCTACTCGTCATGTGTACAACACTGACTTACATCCCGACGACAATCCTCTCTAAGCTGACGCTCTGCTTCTTCTACTACCGACTCTCGCCGTCTCTGTGGTATCAATACTCGGTTTACTTTACCGGCTTCCTCTGCAGTGCAAGTCTCATCGGTATCTGGTTCAGTGTTCTGTTTGCATGCAAGCCTATCGCTGCAGGATGGGATGTTAGGATGTCGGTTGGGGCTACTTGCATCAATCGTCCTCCCATCTACATTACCCAGGCTGCCTTTGGTTGCATCACTGATGTGATGTTGCTGGTATTGCCTATTCCAACTGTCATCGGTCTACAAATGTCTACTAGACAGAAGCTTGGCCTCGTCGGTCTCTTTGCTATCGGTTCCATTACTCTTATCACATCCATTGTCCGACTGGTTCTTCTCTTGCCCAGCTTGTCAAATCCCGATCAAAGCTGGTCATTGGCAGAAGGTTGTCTTTGGGT CATCATTGAAGCCAACCTTCTCATCATGTGCGGCTCCCTCCCAACACTTCGTGTCTTTCTCAAGAACGTCGCCCCTCGAGTTCTCGGCGACAAAAGCACACGAAAAGGCAGTGAAGAGCAAAGTGGAAGCGCCAATTTTGGCCTCCATACCTTTGGTGGTTCAAATGGACCGCGCCGCAAGTTTGATACGCTCGTTGAGCTGGAACATGATACTCACTTCAACAGAGTAAGCCTGCGGCCTGAGGGTATGGGTAAGACGGACGTAAACATCTACAGTGGACGGTGGGATGAGTCTTTGGAGAATAACCCGACTGGGGATAACGATAGTGAGGACGGGATACTGCAGACACGTACGACGACTGTTCAGTATACGAATATGTAG